Proteins co-encoded in one Cytobacillus sp. NJ13 genomic window:
- a CDS encoding Ger(x)C family spore germination protein: MKKLILLCLVLLLSGCVEKEIIDDINIEVGVGYDLAEDPKDRYRGTVLFQEFQPDKSVINRTFSGSGKLRQDLLLEVTKQSSEPVVTGGLKVAVFGPEISRAGIYDLIDSFQRDASIGARVFVATSEGNAEDLMKGEYGTRGNSTYIYNLIHHNIEHRDIPKTNLHILANDYYQKGKDPSLPRIKKVSNNEVEIVGISLFKDDKEVDILPVKDMFFFKLLVDKYSEGNFDVELKKGKIAAVKSISSRHDIKISDNHASINIKIEGIIREYTGDELASEVVGAVQKNLEKKIEKECLRLLKQFQELGIDPIGLGQMKKSMQRDFDYKKWEDEYKRLGFDVKCNVKIEETGVIE; this comes from the coding sequence ATGAAAAAGCTTATACTGTTATGTCTTGTCTTGCTGCTTTCCGGCTGTGTTGAGAAAGAGATTATTGATGATATTAATATTGAAGTAGGCGTTGGCTATGATTTAGCAGAGGATCCAAAAGATCGTTACAGGGGAACTGTACTATTCCAGGAGTTCCAGCCTGATAAAAGCGTAATTAACCGGACATTTTCCGGCAGTGGAAAGCTGCGCCAGGATCTCCTGCTGGAGGTTACTAAACAATCATCAGAGCCAGTAGTCACAGGCGGATTGAAGGTTGCTGTTTTCGGTCCTGAGATTTCCAGGGCAGGAATCTACGATCTTATAGATTCTTTTCAAAGAGACGCAAGTATTGGAGCGCGAGTATTTGTTGCTACTTCAGAGGGAAATGCAGAAGACCTGATGAAAGGAGAGTATGGAACAAGAGGAAATTCAACCTATATCTACAATCTTATACACCATAATATTGAACATCGGGATATTCCGAAAACCAACCTGCACATCTTAGCCAATGATTATTATCAGAAAGGCAAGGACCCTTCCCTGCCTCGAATTAAGAAAGTCTCTAATAATGAAGTCGAGATCGTTGGAATCAGTCTTTTCAAAGATGATAAGGAAGTTGATATCCTTCCTGTGAAAGATATGTTCTTTTTCAAACTGCTGGTAGATAAATACAGTGAAGGGAACTTCGATGTTGAGTTAAAAAAGGGAAAAATAGCTGCTGTAAAGAGTATAAGCTCCAGGCATGATATTAAGATATCTGATAATCACGCTTCCATAAACATTAAAATTGAAGGCATTATTCGTGAGTATACTGGAGATGAGTTAGCGTCAGAAGTCGTGGGGGCCGTTCAAAAGAATTTGGAGAAAAAGATTGAAAAGGAATGCCTCAGGCTATTAAAACAGTTTCAGGAACTCGGAATTGATCCGATTGGACTGGGCCAAATGAAAAAATCCATGCAGCGTGATTTTGATTATAAAAAGTGGGAAGATGAATACAAAAGGCTGGGATTTGATGTGAAGTGCAATGTGAAAATTGAAGAAACTGGTGTTATTGAATAA
- a CDS encoding amino acid ABC transporter permease — protein MYLSSIFTNPERIERLIEIGKNSFQPLLEGAIIYTIPLTLISFICGLALAIFTALARISGNKALKTIARIYVSAIRGTPLLVQLFIIFYGLPTIGVIIDPFPSAIIGFSLNVGAYASEIIRAAILSIPKGQWEAGYSIGMSYSQTLKRIILPQASRVSIPPLSNSFISLVKDTSLASMILVTEMFRRAQEIAATNYEFLLLYTQAAFIYWVICFMLSIVQGRLERRLDRYISS, from the coding sequence ATGTACTTAAGTAGTATTTTTACCAACCCGGAAAGGATCGAAAGACTTATAGAGATTGGAAAGAATTCATTCCAGCCATTGCTGGAAGGGGCCATTATTTATACCATCCCTTTAACACTGATTTCATTTATATGCGGGCTGGCATTGGCAATATTTACGGCACTTGCCCGCATTTCGGGAAATAAGGCACTGAAGACGATAGCGAGAATATATGTATCAGCAATAAGGGGCACGCCGCTTCTAGTGCAGCTGTTCATCATTTTTTACGGGCTCCCAACGATTGGTGTCATTATTGATCCTTTTCCTTCTGCGATCATAGGATTTTCGCTGAATGTAGGGGCGTACGCCTCTGAAATTATCCGGGCAGCCATCCTTTCGATTCCAAAAGGACAATGGGAAGCGGGATATTCCATAGGCATGTCTTATTCGCAGACGCTTAAGAGGATTATCCTTCCGCAGGCATCCAGGGTATCGATACCGCCGCTATCGAATTCATTCATCAGTCTTGTAAAAGATACCTCTCTGGCTTCCATGATTCTGGTTACAGAGATGTTCCGAAGAGCACAGGAAATAGCTGCAACCAATTATGAATTCTTGCTTCTATATACACAGGCTGCCTTCATATATTGGGTGATTTGCTTTATGCTCTCGATCGTGCAGGGGAGGCTTGAACGCCGTCTGGACAGATATATTTCTTCATGA
- a CDS encoding amino acid ABC transporter substrate-binding protein, with product MKKTFFSAVLICLVLIISGCGTNKANPDNQDQPASEEQGQDLWAKVQEEGKLLIGTEGTYPPFTFHDDKGELTGFDVEISKEVAKRLDVKPEFLETQWDAMFAGLDSKRFDMIANQVGIRPDRQEKYDFSDPYISSAAVLITHESNDSVSSFEDIEGMKAAQSMTSNYADLAKSYGAEIVGVDGFNQAIELINSKRADVTLNDNLSFLDFKKHKPDAPVKIADESEDASQSGLMFRKGSDTLVDEVNKALAEMMEDGTYLKISEKWFGEDVLK from the coding sequence ATGAAAAAGACTTTTTTTAGTGCTGTTCTAATCTGTTTAGTTTTAATCATTTCAGGGTGCGGAACGAATAAAGCAAACCCGGACAATCAGGATCAGCCTGCGTCAGAAGAGCAGGGGCAGGATTTATGGGCAAAAGTGCAGGAGGAGGGAAAGCTGTTAATAGGAACGGAAGGCACTTATCCACCATTCACGTTCCATGACGATAAAGGCGAGCTTACCGGTTTTGATGTAGAAATCTCAAAGGAAGTGGCCAAAAGGCTTGATGTAAAGCCGGAATTTCTGGAAACACAATGGGATGCCATGTTCGCCGGATTGGATTCAAAACGATTTGATATGATCGCAAACCAGGTGGGGATTCGCCCTGATCGCCAGGAGAAATACGATTTTTCGGATCCTTATATTTCTTCTGCAGCTGTTTTGATTACACATGAATCCAATGATTCAGTTTCAAGCTTTGAAGACATAGAGGGTATGAAGGCCGCACAGTCCATGACAAGTAATTATGCTGATCTGGCAAAGTCATATGGAGCAGAAATTGTAGGAGTAGACGGATTTAACCAGGCGATTGAGCTGATTAATTCAAAGCGTGCAGATGTTACACTCAACGATAATTTGTCTTTTTTGGATTTTAAAAAACATAAGCCTGATGCTCCAGTCAAAATCGCAGATGAATCCGAAGATGCTTCTCAAAGCGGCCTAATGTTCAGAAAGGGAAGCGATACATTGGTTGATGAGGTCAATAAAGCCTTGGCCGAAATGATGGAGGATGGCACTTACTTGAAAATTTCAGAAAAATGGTTTGGCGAAGATGTACTTAAGTAG
- a CDS encoding stage II sporulation protein P, whose amino-acid sequence MNSKLRVHSIFFYINSWLFSICAAVALAGIVALYPASFSSSHMNVLLKDIKADQLFIHFLKAENHYFHKDVPAESYSLSGTLFKLATNTQPKDIRTFLGRELPGFSIFDTGIAVAGEGTDFTNLPVESAPPLEVLLKEKELAMNDGQNEENTAPPVIPDKKGVLIYHSHSWESFAPLLKDVKDTDEAVSPNEQVNVIAVGKKLSEELARKGIGAEHDKTNIASELKKKGWNWENSYAMSRETVQSAMTENKDVKFLIDIHRDSLPRGKTTAVIGEEPYARLFFVVGKEHKNYEQNLKVATELHKALEAKYKGISRGVFVKGKSEGNGIYNQDLSERALLLEFGGVENNLDELNNSIKAFADVFSDYYWKAEPVNAEN is encoded by the coding sequence ATGAATTCTAAATTAAGAGTCCATTCTATTTTCTTTTATATAAATAGCTGGCTTTTCAGTATTTGTGCAGCAGTGGCGCTCGCTGGGATTGTTGCGCTTTATCCTGCTTCCTTCTCTTCATCACATATGAATGTGCTGCTTAAGGACATTAAAGCCGACCAGCTCTTCATTCACTTTTTGAAAGCCGAAAACCATTATTTTCACAAGGATGTTCCTGCTGAAAGCTACTCCCTATCCGGAACCCTATTTAAGCTGGCAACCAACACACAGCCGAAGGATATCAGAACTTTCCTTGGCCGGGAGCTGCCTGGTTTTTCAATCTTTGATACCGGTATTGCCGTTGCCGGAGAGGGTACCGACTTTACCAACCTGCCAGTGGAATCTGCCCCTCCCCTTGAAGTCCTTTTAAAAGAAAAAGAACTTGCTATGAATGACGGTCAAAATGAAGAAAATACGGCTCCTCCAGTTATCCCGGACAAAAAAGGGGTCCTCATTTACCATTCCCACAGCTGGGAATCGTTCGCTCCGCTATTGAAAGATGTAAAAGATACAGATGAGGCCGTTAGTCCAAATGAGCAGGTGAATGTTATTGCTGTCGGGAAAAAGCTTAGTGAAGAGCTGGCGAGAAAAGGCATTGGTGCTGAGCATGATAAAACCAATATTGCCTCAGAACTGAAAAAGAAGGGCTGGAACTGGGAAAATTCCTATGCCATGTCCAGAGAGACTGTACAATCCGCCATGACAGAGAATAAAGATGTTAAATTCCTAATTGATATCCATAGGGATTCGCTGCCCCGAGGGAAAACAACCGCAGTAATTGGCGAGGAACCATACGCGCGACTGTTTTTTGTCGTCGGCAAAGAGCACAAAAACTATGAACAGAACTTAAAAGTGGCTACGGAGCTCCATAAAGCACTGGAAGCAAAATATAAGGGAATAAGCAGGGGAGTATTTGTTAAAGGAAAAAGTGAAGGCAACGGCATTTACAACCAGGATCTTTCCGAGCGGGCCCTTTTGCTGGAATTCGGAGGTGTGGAAAACAATCTGGATGAACTGAATAACTCCATAAAAGCATTTGCTGATGTGTTTAGTGATTATTACTGGAAGGCAGAGCCAGTCAATGCAGAAAATTAA
- a CDS encoding amino acid ABC transporter ATP-binding protein, with product MINIKDLHKQFDQLKVLKGINLEVKKGQVVVVIGPSGSGKTTLLRCLNVLEQPTSGLLAIGDQVLDFSQQVSKRQIPPFRRLTGMVFQNYNLFPHMTALENVMEGPVTVKGEPKETAKEKGEMLLRKVGLADKTAYYPFQLSGGQQQRVGIARALAMEPKVMLFDEPTSALDPELVGEVLKVMKDLAAEGMTMVVVTHEMRFAREAADEVIFMDGGIVVERGKPEQIFSGPKEVRTSQFLNLIQ from the coding sequence ATGATTAATATAAAGGATTTGCATAAGCAATTTGATCAGCTGAAAGTACTGAAAGGAATTAATTTGGAAGTGAAGAAAGGGCAAGTGGTTGTAGTGATTGGGCCATCCGGCTCCGGAAAAACGACCTTGCTGCGGTGCTTAAATGTGCTGGAGCAGCCTACTTCAGGCCTGCTTGCTATTGGCGATCAAGTCCTCGACTTTTCTCAGCAGGTCTCGAAAAGGCAAATACCTCCCTTCAGGCGCCTTACGGGAATGGTTTTTCAGAACTATAACTTATTTCCGCATATGACTGCACTCGAAAATGTCATGGAGGGGCCGGTTACAGTGAAAGGCGAACCAAAGGAAACGGCAAAGGAAAAGGGGGAAATGCTTTTAAGAAAAGTGGGTTTAGCTGATAAAACTGCCTATTATCCTTTTCAGCTTTCAGGCGGCCAGCAGCAGCGGGTAGGGATTGCACGGGCTCTTGCAATGGAGCCAAAGGTTATGCTTTTCGATGAGCCTACTTCGGCACTGGACCCTGAACTAGTTGGAGAAGTGCTGAAGGTGATGAAGGATCTGGCCGCTGAAGGAATGACAATGGTGGTCGTTACTCATGAGATGAGATTTGCCAGGGAAGCAGCGGATGAAGTCATTTTCATGGACGGCGGTATTGTCGTGGAACGCGGCAAACCTGAACAGATATTCTCCGGTCCAAAAGAAGTGCGCACCAGCCAGTTCCTGAATTTAATTCAATAA
- a CDS encoding histidine kinase: MKENILICVSNPNHAERLAQRGKKLKEAFQGDGYILSVENGKHEELSFNGIQTKYLFESLAEKYGLKMLSKYAEGKKIAMVIADVVQEYNITQIILGQAVQTKLERMVQHSLINDLFQLLEGVDIHAVEVSRKVHDPSDDWDKGLPAQIVKKGSDYHLIIGEDQENGIQGIFFKELSSDFSNGFFVIQKDNNHEVLRIHHGVVDSNILGDK, from the coding sequence ATGAAGGAAAATATTTTAATATGCGTTAGCAATCCCAATCACGCGGAAAGACTGGCCCAGAGAGGCAAAAAACTGAAGGAAGCATTTCAGGGGGATGGCTATATTCTCTCCGTAGAAAACGGGAAGCACGAAGAGCTTAGCTTTAACGGGATTCAGACAAAATACTTGTTCGAAAGTTTAGCAGAGAAATACGGGCTGAAGATGCTCTCCAAGTATGCTGAGGGCAAAAAAATCGCCATGGTGATAGCTGATGTGGTTCAGGAGTATAATATTACCCAGATTATCCTTGGGCAGGCTGTTCAAACCAAGCTGGAGCGGATGGTACAGCATTCGCTGATCAATGATTTATTCCAGCTTCTTGAAGGGGTGGATATACATGCCGTAGAAGTTTCAAGAAAGGTTCATGATCCCTCTGACGACTGGGATAAAGGGCTGCCGGCCCAGATCGTCAAGAAAGGCTCCGATTATCATCTAATCATTGGAGAAGACCAGGAAAATGGAATACAGGGCATCTTTTTTAAAGAATTATCCTCCGACTTCTCGAACGGATTTTTTGTAATACAAAAAGATAATAATCATGAAGTGCTCCGTATTCACCATGGCGTTGTAGATAGTAATATATTGGGAGATAAATAA
- a CDS encoding (S)-benzoin forming benzil reductase — protein MKLAIITGASKGLGASIAKRMITEGTGIISLSRTENPELAKFAAENQVFFAQYFCNLSSPDELESAFRELTALLQEKQPETLFVFNNAGVIDPIGTAGNLDHAALIQNAHVNLIAPIMISNVLLREVSSEMTIVNITSGAAERPIQGWSAYCSTKAGINMFTETAALELQTAGSSHKIIAFSPGVMDTAMQGTIRSSAKEAFHDLEKFQAYKEKGMLRDTETVANALVDLLLQKEIENGKVYYVNDLI, from the coding sequence GTGAAATTAGCTATCATAACAGGTGCATCCAAAGGTTTAGGAGCTTCCATTGCCAAGAGAATGATAACAGAAGGAACAGGCATCATATCCTTATCAAGGACTGAAAACCCCGAGCTGGCAAAGTTTGCTGCAGAGAATCAAGTGTTCTTTGCCCAATATTTCTGCAATCTGTCCTCACCGGATGAGCTTGAATCTGCTTTCAGAGAACTGACAGCACTATTGCAGGAAAAACAGCCGGAAACCCTATTTGTATTTAACAACGCAGGGGTCATTGATCCAATCGGTACAGCCGGGAATCTTGATCATGCGGCATTAATTCAAAATGCTCACGTTAATCTGATTGCTCCTATTATGATTTCCAACGTCCTGCTGCGTGAAGTTTCAAGTGAAATGACCATTGTTAACATTACTTCAGGTGCTGCTGAAAGGCCCATACAGGGGTGGAGTGCTTACTGCAGCACAAAAGCCGGTATAAATATGTTTACGGAAACAGCTGCATTGGAACTGCAGACAGCAGGCAGCAGCCATAAGATTATTGCCTTTAGTCCCGGTGTTATGGACACCGCTATGCAGGGAACCATACGTTCTTCAGCGAAGGAAGCATTTCATGATCTTGAAAAATTCCAGGCATACAAGGAGAAAGGAATGCTAAGGGATACAGAAACTGTGGCAAATGCACTTGTCGATTTGCTGCTGCAGAAGGAAATTGAGAACGGAAAAGTTTATTATGTAAATGACTTAATCTAA
- a CDS encoding DUF2935 domain-containing protein — MNEIGLTPWEEHAFWLEILEDHAIFVRDHLSSTESRYVKRADEYRQAFRNLRNRLNQLSPSIQENSQEAIAMAMEIWPIANGYFQFEGKLQNLRINNLINLNLSPTYFNGTLNENQEYLRLLSYYAKGLTPAQQALFDLLDLWLEDQLGHIILLRNSIDPIEVFVDEQAEIYTRIFQGFMVQNRHMKGYLRFTQPGFPRQQEMARDVGLAVIEMNEYIKGIVQKYAGKRILNKTTLRFLEHHFPEACYLIKKLSCYAPELAEEASKCSLKKPSYS; from the coding sequence ATGAATGAAATAGGATTGACGCCTTGGGAGGAGCATGCCTTTTGGCTGGAGATTCTTGAAGACCATGCGATTTTTGTCAGGGACCATCTTTCTTCAACAGAAAGCAGGTACGTAAAAAGAGCGGATGAATACAGACAAGCCTTCCGAAATCTTAGAAATAGGCTTAATCAGTTATCTCCGTCTATACAGGAAAACTCACAGGAGGCAATTGCCATGGCCATGGAGATATGGCCTATTGCAAACGGCTATTTTCAATTTGAAGGAAAGCTTCAGAATCTGAGAATCAATAATTTAATCAATCTAAATCTTTCGCCAACTTATTTTAACGGCACATTAAATGAAAATCAGGAATATTTGCGTCTGCTGTCCTATTATGCAAAAGGACTCACACCGGCACAGCAAGCCCTTTTCGATTTGCTGGATTTGTGGCTGGAGGATCAGCTGGGGCACATCATTCTTCTGAGAAATTCAATCGATCCAATTGAGGTATTTGTAGATGAACAGGCAGAAATATACACCCGGATTTTTCAGGGTTTTATGGTGCAGAACCGACATATGAAAGGATATCTCCGGTTTACGCAGCCAGGATTTCCGCGCCAGCAGGAAATGGCCCGGGATGTAGGGCTGGCTGTGATTGAAATGAATGAATACATTAAGGGAATAGTCCAGAAATACGCCGGGAAAAGGATTCTCAATAAAACAACCCTGAGATTTCTCGAACATCATTTCCCTGAAGCCTGCTATTTAATTAAAAAGCTCAGCTGCTATGCTCCTGAACTGGCAGAGGAAGCTTCTAAATGTTCCTTGAAAAAACCATCTTATTCTTAG
- a CDS encoding helix-turn-helix transcriptional regulator, translating into MKNKIKEIRKKLGITQKRLAQECSVARQTINCIENNKYDPTLELAFKISKTLKVKVDELFIYE; encoded by the coding sequence ATGAAAAATAAAATAAAGGAAATACGAAAAAAGCTGGGAATAACTCAGAAAAGGCTCGCTCAAGAATGCAGTGTGGCCAGGCAGACAATCAATTGCATAGAAAATAATAAATATGATCCCACACTGGAGCTCGCTTTTAAAATTTCTAAAACATTAAAAGTAAAGGTAGATGAATTGTTTATTTATGAGTAA
- a CDS encoding FixH family protein, whose protein sequence is MKKILFSIMASLLVLGGCSQSEEEKPAKNDEVPQIIEAVIQVPETINPGEEATLAVTVRQGDEAVTDADEVKFEIWQEGQKENGEMAEAKHDSEGKYTADHIFAEEGLYYVQSHVTARSQHTMPMVSVQVGEAKAEDSGTGHEQENEGHEEGHSHSHGGEVSIEMQAPDQIHANEQTALSAMVNHEGEPLAEAKVKLEISLNGATPQWVNMSETEPGKYTADHQFTVAGTYAITTHVEKGDDIHEHTETELTVQ, encoded by the coding sequence TTGAAAAAGATATTATTCAGCATAATGGCGAGCTTGCTTGTTCTTGGCGGATGCAGCCAATCAGAAGAAGAAAAGCCCGCAAAAAATGACGAAGTGCCGCAAATCATTGAAGCAGTCATCCAGGTGCCTGAAACCATTAATCCTGGAGAGGAGGCAACCCTTGCGGTCACTGTCAGACAAGGTGATGAGGCCGTAACCGATGCGGATGAGGTGAAATTTGAAATATGGCAGGAAGGACAAAAAGAAAACGGTGAAATGGCAGAGGCAAAGCACGACTCAGAGGGGAAATATACCGCTGATCATATATTTGCAGAAGAAGGCCTCTACTATGTTCAGTCCCATGTAACGGCAAGAAGCCAGCATACAATGCCAATGGTTTCCGTACAAGTTGGCGAGGCAAAAGCGGAGGACTCAGGAACGGGGCATGAACAAGAAAATGAGGGACATGAAGAAGGCCACTCTCACAGCCATGGCGGAGAGGTATCCATTGAGATGCAGGCACCTGACCAAATCCATGCAAATGAGCAAACGGCTTTATCTGCCATGGTTAATCATGAAGGGGAACCGCTGGCGGAGGCTAAAGTAAAGCTTGAAATCTCACTTAATGGCGCAACCCCTCAATGGGTGAACATGTCTGAAACCGAACCGGGCAAATACACTGCCGACCATCAGTTTACCGTTGCGGGCACATACGCCATCACGACCCATGTTGAAAAAGGCGACGATATTCACGAGCACACAGAAACTGAATTAACAGTGCAATAA
- the rodA gene encoding rod shape-determining protein RodA, translating into MTSNRYTPPKLDWGLVLILMLLFLVSAISIYSAQTTGQYTENFLLKQVVWYVVGTGIIAAVITLDSDQLKKISWYVYGLGIVLLGFLIVAPSSIAPVINGAKAWYKVPGMGSLQPAELVKVFIILVLAKTIDEHHQKNVYKTMQTDLWLLIKLVGLTMVPLLLVMQQPDLGTSLVFLAIMLGMIFISGISWKLLAPIFGTGAALAGTILYFVLWHPDILEKYLGVKEYQFARIYSWIDPYNYQSSTGFQLTRSLLAIGSGETSGKGYGTREVYLPESHTDFIFSIVGEEFGFVGASIVVSLFFLLIYHITKIGMETKNNFYTYICVGVISMVTFHVFQNIGMTIGLLPITGIPLPFISYGGSSLMGNMLAMGLIFSIRYHYKKYMFSTSD; encoded by the coding sequence ATGACCTCAAATCGATATACACCTCCTAAGCTGGATTGGGGCTTAGTATTAATATTGATGCTTTTATTCCTGGTAAGCGCCATTTCCATTTACAGCGCACAGACAACAGGACAATATACAGAAAACTTCCTTTTGAAGCAGGTTGTCTGGTATGTCGTTGGAACAGGAATCATCGCTGCGGTAATCACACTGGATTCCGATCAGCTGAAGAAGATTTCCTGGTATGTGTACGGCCTGGGCATTGTGCTGCTTGGATTCCTGATTGTGGCGCCATCAAGCATTGCCCCTGTCATTAATGGGGCGAAGGCATGGTACAAGGTTCCGGGTATGGGTTCCCTGCAGCCTGCTGAGCTTGTTAAAGTGTTTATTATTCTGGTATTGGCGAAAACAATTGACGAACATCATCAAAAAAATGTATACAAAACCATGCAGACTGATTTATGGCTGCTCATTAAACTGGTTGGTTTAACAATGGTGCCCCTGCTGCTGGTTATGCAGCAGCCTGATTTAGGGACAAGCCTGGTATTTCTGGCAATCATGCTTGGCATGATATTCATTTCAGGAATCAGTTGGAAGCTTCTGGCGCCAATATTTGGAACAGGTGCGGCTCTTGCAGGCACTATTTTGTATTTTGTTTTATGGCATCCGGATATTCTTGAGAAGTATTTAGGAGTAAAGGAATATCAGTTTGCGCGCATTTATTCCTGGATTGATCCTTATAACTATCAAAGTTCAACCGGATTTCAGCTGACACGCTCCCTCCTTGCCATTGGATCAGGGGAAACAAGCGGGAAAGGATATGGAACGAGGGAAGTCTATCTGCCTGAAAGCCATACCGACTTTATTTTCAGTATCGTAGGGGAAGAATTTGGTTTTGTAGGCGCAAGCATTGTCGTCAGCCTTTTCTTTCTGCTGATTTACCATATTACCAAGATTGGCATGGAAACCAAAAACAATTTCTACACCTATATTTGTGTAGGTGTCATCAGCATGGTTACATTCCATGTCTTTCAAAATATCGGGATGACCATCGGCCTTTTGCCAATCACTGGCATACCGCTTCCTTTCATCAGCTATGGAGGAAGCTCGCTGATGGGGAATATGCTGGCCATGGGGCTGATTTTCTCGATCCGCTACCATTATAAAAAATATATGTTCTCGACCAGTGATTAG
- a CDS encoding DUF4931 domain-containing protein has translation MSDTHLHFNTGIGVQKPNSIRNKDISCPFCAREELTDIIAVEDSIILLKNKFPVLESSYQTVLIETDQCDGELSIYSEEHLVRLISFGLKHWLQMEESGEYESVLFFKNHGPLSGGSIAHPHMQIVGLRNIDYKEKIHAEDFEGLLIHEESNTVFTLSTSPRIGFYEFNVKLADQDDIPYFAKCIQTATHYILNAFPFPSNSYNLFFYRLGRDIYAKIVPRYVTTPIFIGYSIPQVPNNLEWMRDDIKVRYFSGEFKVRP, from the coding sequence ATGTCAGATACACATTTGCATTTTAATACGGGGATTGGGGTCCAAAAGCCTAATAGCATTCGGAATAAGGATATAAGCTGCCCTTTTTGTGCAAGGGAGGAGCTGACGGATATCATCGCAGTTGAGGATTCAATCATTCTGCTGAAAAATAAGTTTCCTGTTCTTGAAAGTTCCTATCAGACCGTGCTGATTGAAACGGATCAATGTGACGGAGAGCTGTCCATTTATTCAGAGGAGCATCTGGTCAGGCTGATTTCATTTGGGTTGAAACATTGGCTTCAGATGGAAGAGAGCGGAGAATATGAATCTGTTTTATTTTTCAAAAACCACGGCCCATTATCCGGGGGGAGTATTGCCCATCCGCATATGCAAATTGTCGGATTGAGAAATATTGATTACAAGGAAAAAATTCATGCAGAGGACTTTGAAGGTCTCCTTATTCATGAGGAAAGCAATACGGTGTTCACTTTGTCGACTTCTCCGAGAATCGGTTTCTATGAATTCAACGTTAAGCTTGCCGATCAGGATGATATTCCGTACTTTGCAAAATGCATCCAGACAGCTACTCATTATATTCTGAATGCCTTTCCTTTTCCAAGCAATAGTTATAATTTGTTTTTCTACAGGCTGGGCAGGGATATTTACGCAAAAATTGTTCCTCGCTATGTTACCACGCCAATTTTTATTGGCTACAGCATCCCTCAGGTTCCTAATAATCTTGAATGGATGAGAGATGATATAAAAGTGAGATATTTCAGCGGGGAATTTAAAGTCAGGCCTTAA
- the def gene encoding peptide deformylase, with translation MSKFNADTIITMKDIVREGDSILREVTKEVALPITEEDRVTLIAMMQYLKNSQDPAIAKKYGLRPGIGLSANQIGLNKRMFTAYFTNEKAEPQEYFIINPKIISHSVGVIFLPEGEGCLSVDRDVKGYVPRYERIKVKAHNLEGKEVTLRFKGIPAIIMQHEIDHLNGIMFYDRIDKNDPFKVPENSVMENF, from the coding sequence ATGAGTAAATTTAATGCTGATACGATCATTACTATGAAAGATATTGTGCGGGAAGGGGATTCGATCCTGCGAGAGGTAACAAAAGAAGTCGCATTGCCTATAACTGAAGAAGATCGCGTAACACTGATTGCGATGATGCAATATTTGAAGAACAGCCAGGACCCTGCCATTGCAAAGAAATATGGCTTGCGGCCGGGCATTGGGCTATCTGCCAACCAAATTGGCCTTAACAAACGCATGTTTACCGCCTATTTTACCAATGAAAAAGCTGAGCCTCAGGAGTATTTCATAATTAATCCAAAAATCATCAGCCACTCTGTCGGTGTTATTTTCCTGCCGGAGGGTGAGGGTTGCCTGTCTGTAGACCGTGACGTAAAAGGGTATGTGCCCCGTTATGAGCGCATTAAGGTAAAAGCCCATAATCTTGAAGGCAAAGAAGTGACACTCCGGTTTAAGGGTATCCCGGCTATCATTATGCAGCATGAAATCGACCATCTGAACGGAATAATGTTTTATGATCGAATTGATAAAAATGATCCGTTCAAAGTTCCGGAAAACTCGGTTATGGAGAACTTTTAG